The bacterium genome contains the following window.
TCGTAGTTGGTATTAATTGTTTGTGTGAATGAAGAATATTTGACAAACAAAAACAAAAGTAGTGCTAAAATAAATTTCATAAAGCTCTCCACTAATTATTGAATTACTTAGTTTAGAAGAAATTGGATAATCCGGCAAAAAAATAATTATTTTTCTGCAATAATAAGCATTTCAAAATCTTCGGTTGTTAATTTATCGTTACGGGAAAACGCACCTAGCTTTGCACCGAAAACATCGATTTGTTTATAACCAAGAGATTTGAGCAGCCAGGTTATTTCGCTCGGCACATAAAATCTTTCATTGCATTCAAGAGTTTTCTTGTTTCCATCATCGTCAACTATTCTGGTTATGTTATGTTCACGGAATGTCATCAGATCGAAAGTGTTGCTTCGATAAGTTGCATTATCACCAATGGAATTTGCCGCACAAAACTTTTCCACAGAATGATAAAGAGGAAACAAGCCATTTAAAGTTGTAAAAATAAACTTTGATTTTTCTCTAAGAGATTTTGTCACGCTCTTTAATATTTCAAAATTCATTTCGTCCGTTTCCATTAATGCAAAGCCGCCTTCACAGAGCATTATAGCAGCATCAAACTCTTTATTGAAGGGTAAATTCCTTGCGTCCTGTTTTTGAAAATTAATTTTAAGATTTTCCTTTGCCGCTTTCTCTCGGGCAACTGCTAGCTGTGAGTCTGAAAGATCAATTCCGGTTACTGAGTAACCTCTTTTCGATAATTCAATTGAGTGTCTGCCTGTTCCGCATCCGACATCAAGAATTTTCAAAGATTTGTTAAAATTCAGTTCCTGTTCGAGGAAATCGCATTCACCGATTGTTCCTTGCGTGAAAGACTCTTTGTCGTAAGTCCTTCCGTAA
Protein-coding sequences here:
- a CDS encoding class I SAM-dependent methyltransferase gives rise to the protein MNSKQWYEELFENYGRTYDKESFTQGTIGECDFLEQELNFNKSLKILDVGCGTGRHSIELSKRGYSVTGIDLSDSQLAVAREKAAKENLKINFQKQDARNLPFNKEFDAAIMLCEGGFALMETDEMNFEILKSVTKSLREKSKFIFTTLNGLFPLYHSVEKFCAANSIGDNATYRSNTFDLMTFREHNITRIVDDDGNKKTLECNERFYVPSEITWLLKSLGYKQIDVFGAKLGAFSRNDKLTTEDFEMLIIAEK